A section of the Metabacillus endolithicus genome encodes:
- a CDS encoding YokU family protein yields MKCEWCESANVTKITCTVFWELPDGTRAIEITDTPGMKCASCGMEYQDEKIIEELEDQLFLIDTKKVDKVISFQSLMTMPRFLKRNYFKF; encoded by the coding sequence ATGAAATGTGAATGGTGTGAATCCGCTAATGTAACAAAGATAACCTGTACTGTTTTTTGGGAGCTGCCTGATGGAACGCGTGCCATTGAAATTACCGATACACCTGGTATGAAATGTGCCTCATGTGGGATGGAATATCAAGATGAAAAAATAATTGAGGAGCTAGAAGATCAGTTGTTTCTTATTGATACAAAGAAAGTGGATAAAGTGATTTCTTTCCAATCGTTAATGACAATGCCAAGGTTTTTAAAACGCAACTATTTTAAATTTTAG
- a CDS encoding aspartate aminotransferase family protein gives MKRSLLIKPTMNEQYPTVSYGKEIYLYDNKGKRYIDGSSGAVTASLGHGVYEIIKSMQNQANKVSFVYRSQFTSEPAERLAEKLNKLVDADEDYWSFFVNSGSEATETAMKVAIQYWQEQGNFKKQRILSRWVSYHGITLGALSMSGHINRRERFVSLLEDYPSVTAPYCYRCSFDKTYPTCQLMCAHEVEAAIKRIGADHIAGFIAEPIIGAAGGVIVPPDGYYQKVREICDRYNILFIADEVMTGIGRTGKMFGLDHWGVKADIVALGKGMSAGFTPMAATLVSEKVMKPILEGSNSIMSGHTYSANPQSAASALAVLEYIENNNLVDKVKENGTYLLKRLKEELSNLEIIGDIRGKGLMIGVEFVSDKNIKQSFHNNGAVTNKIVKKAREKGLLIYPSSAGQDGVGGDAIIISPPFIILKEEIEELVSILMEVVSDIQKELGLTGGTDHEAINVQKEDK, from the coding sequence ATGAAGCGGTCATTATTAATTAAACCAACCATGAATGAGCAATATCCAACAGTGAGTTATGGGAAGGAGATTTATTTATACGATAATAAGGGCAAGCGATATATTGACGGATCCTCAGGTGCAGTTACAGCGAGCCTTGGTCATGGGGTATACGAAATTATTAAAAGCATGCAGAATCAAGCAAATAAAGTTTCATTTGTTTATCGTTCTCAATTTACTTCAGAGCCTGCTGAACGTCTGGCTGAGAAATTAAACAAACTAGTTGATGCTGATGAAGATTATTGGTCCTTTTTTGTAAATAGCGGATCAGAAGCAACGGAAACCGCGATGAAGGTTGCAATTCAATATTGGCAGGAACAAGGGAATTTTAAGAAGCAAAGAATTTTGTCGCGGTGGGTGAGCTACCATGGGATCACCCTCGGTGCGTTATCTATGTCTGGGCACATAAATCGCAGGGAACGATTTGTTTCCTTACTTGAGGATTATCCCTCTGTTACAGCTCCTTATTGCTACAGATGTTCTTTTGATAAAACCTATCCAACTTGTCAGTTAATGTGTGCACATGAAGTGGAAGCAGCAATAAAAAGAATTGGAGCTGATCATATTGCTGGTTTCATCGCTGAGCCAATTATTGGTGCAGCAGGAGGTGTGATCGTACCTCCGGACGGATATTATCAGAAAGTTAGAGAGATATGCGATCGCTACAACATTTTATTTATAGCAGATGAAGTGATGACGGGAATCGGGAGAACTGGAAAAATGTTCGGCCTGGATCATTGGGGAGTAAAGGCTGATATTGTTGCACTCGGAAAAGGGATGAGTGCAGGCTTTACTCCAATGGCTGCAACTCTCGTGAGTGAAAAAGTGATGAAACCGATTCTAGAAGGCTCAAATTCTATCATGAGTGGCCATACGTATAGTGCCAACCCTCAATCAGCAGCAAGTGCTTTAGCTGTTTTAGAATATATTGAGAATAATAACCTAGTAGATAAGGTAAAAGAAAATGGCACATACTTGCTGAAAAGACTTAAAGAAGAATTATCCAACCTTGAAATAATTGGCGATATACGTGGGAAAGGACTAATGATTGGGGTTGAGTTTGTTTCTGACAAAAATATAAAGCAATCATTTCATAATAATGGTGCTGTTACGAACAAGATAGTAAAAAAAGCTAGAGAAAAAGGCTTATTAATCTATCCATCCTCCGCAGGTCAAGATGGGGTAGGTGGAGATGCGATTATCATTTCTCCTCCCTTTATTATCTTAAAAGAAGAAATAGAGGAACTTGTTTCTATTCTTATGGAAGTTGTCTCCGACATTCAGAAGGAGCTAGGACTAACAGGGGGAACAGACCATGAAGCAATCAATGTCCAAAAAGAGGATAAATAA
- a CDS encoding CoA transferase subunit A: MKQSMSKKRINKVGSLDEGFSRISDGCSLMFGGFGGVGNPPTIINGILQKGIKDLTLIGNDAGFPTIGIGQVVSQGRAKKMIVSHIGSNPVAGQLMIDGKMEVEFCPQGTLAERIRAGGVGLGGILTDIGIDSMIEEGKQKIKINDQNYLVETALTADVSIVYAKKADTFGNLVYETSARNNNPLVAMAGRYTIVEAEQIVETGALDPEAIITPGVYVDIVVQSEGIDWKWALGVMVPVPRRRGFGACHFPGFDCLCRNSLRGG, from the coding sequence ATGAAGCAATCAATGTCCAAAAAGAGGATAAATAAAGTTGGGAGTTTAGATGAAGGTTTTTCCCGAATTAGTGATGGATGTTCACTTATGTTTGGTGGATTTGGAGGAGTAGGAAATCCACCAACTATTATAAATGGCATACTTCAAAAGGGAATAAAGGATTTAACACTCATAGGAAATGATGCTGGATTTCCTACAATAGGAATTGGGCAAGTGGTCAGTCAAGGAAGGGCGAAAAAAATGATTGTCTCCCATATTGGGTCAAATCCGGTTGCAGGGCAGTTGATGATAGATGGGAAAATGGAAGTTGAATTTTGTCCTCAAGGAACATTGGCAGAACGAATTAGGGCAGGTGGAGTTGGTCTTGGAGGAATTCTCACTGATATCGGGATTGATAGCATGATTGAAGAAGGAAAACAAAAAATCAAGATAAACGATCAAAACTATTTAGTAGAAACAGCACTCACTGCAGATGTTTCAATTGTTTACGCCAAAAAAGCAGATACCTTCGGAAATCTTGTTTATGAAACAAGTGCCCGAAATAACAATCCCTTAGTAGCAATGGCTGGTCGATATACAATCGTCGAAGCTGAACAAATCGTCGAAACAGGAGCACTTGACCCAGAAGCCATCATCACACCAGGCGTATACGTTGACATTGTCGTACAAAGCGAAGGGATCGATTGGAAATGGGCTTTGGGAGTGATGGTGCCTGTTCCGAGGAGACGTGGATTTGGTGCCTGTCACTTCCCGGGTTTTGACTGTTTATGTCGAAATTCGTTAAGGGGAGGTTAG
- a CDS encoding 3-oxoacid CoA-transferase subunit B encodes MAELDARNRIAKRAAKEIEEGMIVNLGIGIPSLVPNHLPEKLQVMFQAENGILGMGESPKKGEENPTLCNAAGFPVTIVPGASYFDSATAFGMIRSGYLDMTILGGLQVSEEGDLANWIVPGKRIPGIGGAMELAKKAKKVIVLMNHCDKKGQSKIVKTCTLPLTAKRCVSMIITEMAVIEVTNEGLLLKEVMKPYSVEEVVSLTNAKLQLSENSKNCTY; translated from the coding sequence ATGGCAGAATTAGATGCTAGAAATAGAATTGCCAAACGTGCAGCTAAGGAAATTGAAGAAGGAATGATTGTGAATTTAGGAATTGGAATTCCTTCACTGGTACCAAATCATTTACCCGAAAAACTACAGGTTATGTTTCAGGCAGAAAACGGAATTTTAGGAATGGGTGAGTCACCCAAAAAGGGAGAAGAGAATCCAACTTTGTGCAATGCAGCTGGGTTTCCGGTGACGATCGTGCCGGGAGCATCTTATTTTGATAGTGCAACAGCTTTTGGAATGATTCGTTCAGGATATTTAGATATGACCATTCTTGGTGGACTGCAAGTGAGTGAAGAAGGTGATTTGGCAAACTGGATTGTACCTGGTAAACGAATACCTGGTATTGGTGGGGCGATGGAGTTAGCTAAAAAAGCGAAAAAAGTCATTGTTTTAATGAATCATTGTGATAAAAAAGGGCAGTCCAAAATTGTTAAAACATGTACACTTCCTTTAACCGCAAAAAGGTGTGTTAGCATGATTATTACAGAAATGGCGGTAATTGAAGTAACAAATGAGGGTTTACTCTTAAAAGAAGTGATGAAACCATATTCAGTTGAAGAAGTTGTGAGTCTAACAAATGCTAAATTACAACTATCAGAAAATAGTAAGAATTGTACCTACTAA
- a CDS encoding peptidase, which translates to MLRAQINQWLTNNHDHGIKLLQKLVQENSIQGNERKAQTIVIEKLRQIGLKVDAWEPEGKQLVEHPYFASPRNKFKGSLNVVGVLKGTGEGRSLILNGHIDVVPEGDVTQWDQQPYSGKVVDGKLYGRGATDMKGGNVSLLLALSALRALGIPLKGDVIFQSVIEEESGGAGTLAAILRGYQADAALIPEPTNMKIFPKQQGSMWFRLNVKGLAAHGGTRYEGVSAIEKSMVVIEHIKKLEKSRNERITDPLYKNIPIPIPINIGKIEGGDWPSSVADLVNLEGRVGISPDETIEQAQKEFEKWIQALETVDPWFAKYPVSLEWFGARWVPGSIDLNHPFMSSLSKSYSKVTGEQPVIEASPWGTDGGLLTTVGSTPTIVFGPGVTEKAHYPNEYIEINKVFEAAEIIALTIVDWCGVER; encoded by the coding sequence ATGCTTCGGGCACAAATAAACCAATGGCTTACTAATAATCATGATCATGGAATAAAGCTATTACAAAAATTAGTTCAAGAAAATAGTATTCAAGGGAATGAGCGAAAAGCTCAAACAATTGTTATTGAAAAGCTACGTCAAATTGGTTTAAAAGTGGATGCGTGGGAGCCTGAGGGGAAACAGCTAGTTGAACATCCTTACTTTGCTTCACCAAGAAATAAATTTAAAGGCAGTTTAAATGTTGTTGGTGTATTAAAGGGAACTGGTGAAGGCCGATCTCTTATATTAAACGGACATATTGATGTTGTGCCAGAGGGTGATGTAACACAGTGGGATCAGCAACCTTATAGCGGGAAGGTTGTTGATGGAAAGCTTTATGGTCGTGGTGCAACAGATATGAAGGGTGGAAATGTTTCCCTTCTTTTGGCATTATCTGCTCTACGTGCACTAGGTATCCCATTGAAGGGAGATGTTATTTTTCAAAGTGTAATAGAAGAAGAAAGTGGAGGCGCTGGCACACTAGCAGCGATACTAAGAGGTTACCAGGCTGATGCTGCCCTCATTCCTGAGCCGACAAATATGAAAATATTCCCGAAGCAGCAGGGATCAATGTGGTTTCGGTTAAATGTTAAAGGTCTAGCTGCACACGGAGGAACACGGTATGAAGGGGTCAGTGCTATTGAAAAATCTATGGTCGTTATTGAACATATTAAAAAACTTGAAAAAAGTAGAAATGAGCGTATTACAGATCCCCTCTATAAGAATATCCCTATTCCTATCCCTATTAATATAGGGAAAATTGAAGGTGGAGATTGGCCCTCATCTGTCGCTGATCTTGTCAACTTAGAAGGAAGAGTAGGGATTTCTCCCGATGAGACGATAGAGCAAGCTCAAAAAGAATTTGAGAAGTGGATTCAGGCCCTAGAAACAGTAGATCCGTGGTTTGCTAAATATCCAGTTTCTCTTGAATGGTTTGGAGCAAGATGGGTTCCGGGTTCAATTGATCTTAATCATCCATTCATGTCTTCATTATCAAAAAGCTACTCAAAAGTTACAGGTGAGCAACCAGTTATTGAAGCATCTCCATGGGGAACAGATGGTGGCTTGTTAACTACAGTTGGTTCAACTCCAACCATTGTGTTTGGACCGGGTGTTACTGAAAAAGCGCACTACCCAAATGAATACATTGAAATTAATAAAGTTTTTGAAGCTGCTGAAATTATTGCGCTAACAATTGTTGATTGGTGTGGAGTTGAACGGTAG